One genomic region from Chloroherpetonaceae bacterium encodes:
- a CDS encoding fumarylacetoacetate hydrolase family protein translates to MPEVQLGSEKRAVSNIFCVGKNYADHVREMKAIFAGTEENEPVVFSKPTSALVFNGGEISIPHFQGKPIAKELHHEVELVLLIGKNAENLSPEEAQTAVAGYGIGLDMTLRDKQTAAKKAGSPWFISKGFRSSAAVSPFIHSNNLEAAASLSLTLEKNGVRVQRGHTSQMIFNTRFIISYLSHLFGLQAGDLIYTGTPSGIGPVESGDRLVATLAESNMVLAKETLSSEMRNTESGNQEAPPQFLDQSILATLEIRIH, encoded by the coding sequence ATGCCAGAGGTCCAGCTTGGTTCTGAAAAAAGAGCAGTTTCAAATATTTTTTGTGTCGGTAAAAATTACGCCGATCATGTTCGTGAAATGAAAGCCATCTTTGCAGGGACCGAAGAAAATGAACCGGTTGTTTTTTCGAAACCCACTTCCGCGCTTGTCTTCAATGGCGGCGAGATATCCATCCCACACTTTCAAGGCAAGCCAATTGCTAAAGAGCTTCATCACGAAGTTGAGTTGGTTTTGCTTATCGGGAAAAATGCTGAGAATCTTTCACCCGAAGAAGCGCAGACCGCTGTTGCGGGGTATGGAATTGGTTTGGATATGACGTTGCGCGATAAGCAAACGGCCGCAAAAAAGGCGGGGTCGCCGTGGTTTATATCTAAAGGATTTCGGTCGAGTGCGGCGGTTTCTCCGTTTATTCATTCAAATAATCTTGAGGCAGCAGCATCTCTTTCATTAACACTTGAAAAAAACGGTGTGCGTGTTCAACGCGGGCATACTTCTCAGATGATTTTTAATACACGATTTATCATTTCATACCTTTCGCATCTCTTTGGGTTGCAAGCAGGAGATCTTATTTATACCGGCACACCCTCCGGAATTGGTCCGGTTGAATCGGGAGACCGGCTTGTGGCAACTTTGGCCGAGTCTAATATGGTTCTTGCAAAAGAAACCTTGAGTTCGGAGATGCGTAACACAGAATCAGGAAATCAGGAGGCTCCACCTCAATTCCTTGATCAATCTATCTTAGCAACACTTGAAATCCGAATCCATTGA